One Sinorhizobium mexicanum genomic region harbors:
- the araD gene encoding L-arabinonate dehydratase: protein MKKKAEWPRKLRSQEWFGGTGKNAIMHRSWMKNQGLPADTFDGRPIIGICNTWSELTPCNAHLRDLAERVKRGVYEAGGFPVEFPVFSTGESTLRPTAMMFRNLAAMDVEESIRGNPVDGVVLLGGCDKTTPSLLMGAASVDIPAIVVSGGPMLNGKWRGKDVGSGTAVWQFSEMVKSGEMTLDEFMDAEQGMARSAGSCMTMGTASTMASMAEALGMTLSGNAAIPAVDARRRVISQLTGRRIVEMVKEDLKPSDILTKQAFENAIRVNGAVGGSTNAVLHLLALAGRIGVDLSLDDWDRLGRDVPTIVNLQPSGKYLMEEFYYAGGLPVVIKAVAEMGLLHNDAITVSGDTIWNDVKGVVNYNEDVILPREKALTKSGGIAVLRGNLAPRGAVLKPSAASPHLMQHKGRAVVFESIEDYHARINREDLDIDENCIMVLKYCGPKGYPGMAEVGNMGLPPKVLKKGITDMIRISDARMSGTAYGTVILHTAPEAAEGGPLALVQNGDLIEVDIPNRTLHLDVSDEELARRRTAWVSPVEPLKGGYGGLYIKTVMQADTGADLDFLVGARGDRIPMDRDSH, encoded by the coding sequence ATGAAGAAGAAAGCTGAGTGGCCGCGCAAACTCCGTTCACAGGAATGGTTCGGCGGAACGGGCAAGAATGCCATCATGCATCGCTCCTGGATGAAGAACCAGGGGCTCCCCGCCGATACCTTCGACGGTCGGCCGATCATCGGCATTTGCAATACCTGGTCCGAGCTTACGCCCTGCAATGCGCATCTGCGTGACCTTGCGGAGCGCGTAAAGCGCGGCGTCTACGAGGCGGGTGGCTTCCCGGTTGAGTTCCCCGTCTTCTCAACGGGCGAAAGCACGCTGAGGCCGACAGCGATGATGTTCCGCAATCTCGCGGCCATGGACGTCGAGGAATCGATCCGGGGCAACCCGGTCGATGGAGTTGTGCTGCTCGGCGGCTGTGACAAGACCACGCCCAGCCTTCTGATGGGGGCGGCGAGCGTCGACATTCCGGCAATTGTCGTCTCCGGCGGTCCGATGCTCAACGGCAAGTGGCGCGGCAAGGACGTCGGTTCCGGGACCGCGGTCTGGCAGTTTTCCGAGATGGTCAAGTCCGGCGAGATGACGCTGGACGAGTTCATGGACGCTGAGCAGGGCATGGCCCGTTCGGCCGGAAGCTGCATGACCATGGGCACGGCCTCTACCATGGCGTCGATGGCCGAAGCGCTCGGCATGACGCTCTCCGGCAACGCCGCCATCCCCGCCGTCGATGCGCGTCGCCGGGTAATTTCCCAGCTCACCGGCCGCCGTATCGTCGAGATGGTCAAGGAAGACCTGAAGCCTTCCGACATCCTGACCAAGCAGGCCTTCGAAAACGCCATCCGCGTCAATGGCGCGGTCGGCGGCTCCACCAACGCGGTCCTGCACCTGCTCGCGCTCGCCGGCCGCATCGGCGTCGATCTTTCGCTCGACGATTGGGATCGGCTCGGCCGCGACGTGCCGACGATCGTCAACCTGCAGCCGTCGGGCAAGTACCTGATGGAGGAATTCTATTACGCCGGCGGCCTGCCGGTCGTCATCAAGGCCGTGGCCGAGATGGGGCTTCTGCACAACGACGCCATCACGGTGAGCGGCGACACGATCTGGAACGACGTCAAGGGCGTCGTCAACTACAACGAAGACGTCATCCTGCCGCGCGAGAAGGCGCTGACGAAGTCCGGCGGCATCGCCGTTCTGCGTGGTAACCTCGCCCCGAGGGGCGCCGTGCTGAAGCCTTCGGCCGCATCGCCGCATCTGATGCAGCACAAGGGCCGCGCCGTCGTCTTCGAAAGCATCGAGGACTATCACGCGCGCATCAACCGTGAAGATCTCGACATCGACGAGAACTGCATAATGGTGCTGAAATATTGCGGTCCCAAGGGCTATCCGGGCATGGCCGAGGTCGGCAACATGGGCCTGCCGCCCAAGGTGCTGAAGAAGGGCATCACGGACATGATCCGCATTTCGGACGCGCGCATGTCGGGCACGGCTTACGGCACCGTCATCCTCCATACCGCCCCGGAGGCGGCCGAAGGAGGACCTTTGGCGCTCGTCCAAAACGGCGACCTGATCGAAGTCGATATCCCGAACCGCACGCTGCATCTCGACGTTTCGGATGAGGAGCTTGCCCGCCGCCGTACGGCCTGGGTATCGCCGGTCGAGCCGCTCAAGGGTGGTTACGGCGGGCTCTATATCAAGACGGTCATGCAAGCCGATACCGGCGCCGACCTCGACTTCCTCGTGGGTGCGCGCGGCGATCGCATCCCAATGGACCGCGACAGCCATTGA
- a CDS encoding aldehyde dehydrogenase family protein yields MTLHQNLIAGEWVGTDGVANVNPSNTNDVIGDYARASADDAKAAIAAAKAAFPAWSRSGLLERHAILKKTADEIIARKDELGRLLSREEGKTLAEGIGETVRAGQIFEFFAGEALRLAGEVIPSVRPGIGIEITREPVGVVGIITPWNFPIAIPAWKVAPALCYGNTVVFKPAELVPGCSWAIVDILHRAGLPKGVLNLVMGKGSVVGQAMLDSPDIQAITFTGSVGTGKRVAAASVEHNRKFQLEMGGKNPFVVLDDADLSVAVEAAVNSAFFSTGQRCTASSRLIVTEGIHDKFVAAMGERMKGLVIDDALKAGTHIGPVVDQGQLNQDTDYIAIGQQEGARLAFGGELISRDTPGFYLEPALFTEATNAMRISREEIFGPVAAVIRVKDYDEALAVANDTPFGLSSGIATTSLKHATHFKRNAEAGMVMVNLPTAGVDFHVPFGGRKGSSYGSREQGKYAAEFYTTVKTAYTLA; encoded by the coding sequence ATGACACTTCATCAGAACCTGATCGCCGGCGAATGGGTCGGCACCGACGGTGTCGCCAACGTCAATCCGTCGAACACCAACGATGTCATCGGCGACTATGCCCGTGCCAGCGCCGATGATGCGAAGGCAGCGATTGCGGCCGCCAAGGCGGCGTTTCCGGCCTGGTCGCGCTCCGGCCTCCTCGAGCGCCATGCGATCCTGAAGAAGACCGCCGACGAGATCATCGCGCGCAAGGACGAGCTCGGGCGGCTGCTGTCGCGCGAGGAGGGCAAGACGCTCGCGGAAGGCATCGGCGAGACCGTGCGGGCCGGCCAGATCTTCGAATTCTTCGCCGGCGAAGCCTTGCGGTTGGCCGGCGAGGTCATCCCCTCGGTCCGGCCGGGGATCGGCATCGAGATCACCCGCGAGCCGGTCGGTGTCGTCGGCATCATCACCCCGTGGAACTTCCCGATCGCCATTCCGGCCTGGAAGGTCGCCCCGGCGCTCTGCTACGGCAACACCGTCGTCTTCAAGCCGGCCGAACTGGTGCCGGGCTGCTCGTGGGCGATCGTCGACATTCTCCACCGTGCCGGCCTGCCGAAGGGCGTGTTGAACCTCGTCATGGGCAAGGGCTCGGTTGTCGGCCAGGCGATGCTCGACAGCCCCGACATCCAGGCGATCACCTTTACCGGTTCGGTCGGCACCGGCAAGCGCGTGGCCGCCGCCTCCGTCGAGCACAATCGCAAGTTTCAACTCGAGATGGGCGGCAAGAACCCGTTCGTCGTGCTCGATGATGCCGATCTTTCGGTCGCCGTCGAGGCTGCGGTCAACTCGGCCTTCTTCTCGACTGGCCAGCGCTGCACCGCCTCCTCGCGCCTGATCGTTACCGAAGGCATTCACGACAAATTCGTCGCGGCGATGGGCGAGCGGATGAAAGGCCTTGTCATCGACGACGCGCTGAAGGCCGGCACCCATATCGGCCCGGTCGTCGACCAGGGCCAGCTGAACCAGGACACCGATTATATCGCCATCGGACAGCAGGAAGGCGCCAGGCTCGCCTTCGGCGGCGAACTGATCTCGCGCGACACGCCCGGCTTCTATCTTGAGCCGGCGCTGTTCACCGAGGCGACCAATGCGATGCGGATTTCCCGAGAAGAGATCTTCGGTCCGGTCGCGGCGGTGATCCGGGTGAAGGACTACGACGAGGCGCTGGCCGTTGCCAACGACACTCCGTTCGGGCTTTCCTCCGGCATCGCCACCACCAGCCTCAAGCATGCGACGCATTTCAAGCGCAATGCCGAGGCCGGCATGGTGATGGTCAACCTGCCGACGGCCGGCGTCGATTTCCACGTGCCGTTCGGCGGCCGCAAGGGTTCGTCCTACGGCTCACGCGAGCAGGGCAAATACGCCGCCGAATTCTACACAACCGTCAAGACAGCCTACACGCTGGCTTGA
- the araD1 gene encoding AraD1 family protein, with the protein MLISQVRKQDGSVAVAVRAPGETARVVKGAESVYALAVEAANGGKSLKAVIDAKGVGETIDLEEAYAEGRMLPPITHPDPAHLHLTGTGLTHLGSAATRDAMHKKTAEAAEETLTDSMRMFRMGLEGGKPKPGEKGVQPEWFYKGNGTSAVAPGQALVSPAFAEDGGEEPEMAGIYVISDKGVPYRLGFAVANEFSDHKTERVNYLWLAHSKLRQASFGPEIRIGAAPDDIRGTSRILRGGKALWEKPFLSGEANMSHSFANLEYHHFKYGLFRVPGDVHVHMFGTATLSFGDGIRTEEGDVFEIEAEEFGLPLRNPLTIAAEEEIDIRQL; encoded by the coding sequence GTGCTGATTTCTCAGGTCAGGAAGCAAGACGGATCGGTTGCAGTCGCCGTACGGGCGCCGGGCGAAACGGCCCGCGTCGTCAAGGGAGCGGAAAGCGTATACGCGTTGGCGGTGGAAGCGGCCAACGGCGGCAAGAGCCTCAAGGCGGTCATCGACGCCAAGGGTGTCGGCGAAACGATCGATCTCGAGGAGGCCTATGCCGAAGGGCGGATGCTGCCGCCGATCACGCATCCCGATCCCGCCCATCTGCATCTCACCGGAACTGGCTTGACCCATCTTGGCTCCGCGGCAACGCGCGATGCGATGCACAAGAAGACGGCCGAGGCAGCGGAAGAGACGCTGACCGATTCGATGAGGATGTTCCGCATGGGGCTCGAGGGCGGCAAGCCGAAGCCCGGTGAAAAGGGTGTCCAGCCGGAATGGTTCTACAAGGGCAATGGCACCTCGGCGGTCGCGCCCGGCCAAGCCCTCGTTTCCCCGGCCTTTGCGGAAGATGGCGGCGAGGAGCCGGAAATGGCGGGCATCTATGTCATCTCCGACAAGGGCGTGCCCTATCGCCTCGGCTTTGCTGTTGCCAACGAGTTTTCCGATCACAAGACCGAGCGGGTCAACTATCTCTGGCTCGCCCATTCCAAGCTGCGCCAAGCGAGCTTCGGCCCGGAAATTCGCATCGGTGCGGCGCCTGACGACATTCGCGGCACCTCCCGCATCCTGCGCGGCGGCAAGGCATTGTGGGAAAAGCCGTTTCTTTCCGGCGAAGCCAACATGTCGCACAGCTTCGCCAACCTCGAATATCACCATTTCAAGTACGGTCTCTTCCGTGTGCCGGGCGACGTGCATGTGCACATGTTCGGCACGGCGACGCTTTCCTTCGGTGACGGCATCCGCACGGAGGAAGGCGACGTATTCGAGATCGAGGCTGAAGAATTCGGCCTGCCGCTGCGCAACCCGCTGACGATTGCCGCAGAGGAAGAAATCGACATACGTCAACTCTGA
- the mmsB gene encoding multiple monosaccharide ABC transporter permease, which translates to MVADTSTHTTKPSIGDYLRNNIREYGLLVALVIIMLFFQFVTNGVLFRPVNITNLVLQNSFIVIMALGMLLIIVAGHIDLSVGSIVAFIGAISAIMLVKWGLPAFVVVPACLVVGGIMGAAQGYWVAYQKIPSFIVTLAGMLVFRGMTYVVLGGRPIGPFPKDFQILSTGFVPDFLYFLNPSPEVIKNMVALLAVLALVGYAIFAGLRNRRINEQHGTENEPFVFFAVQMAVIGVVALFIGFQLSTYRGLPNVLIIMGVLIAAYTFITSRSTIGRRIYAMGGNEKAAKLSGINTERLTFYAFVNMGVLAALAGMIITARLNSATPKAGVGFELDVIAACFIGGASASGGVGKITGAVIGAFIMGVMNNGMSIMGIGIDYQQLIKGLVLLAAVFFDVYNKNKGKG; encoded by the coding sequence ATGGTCGCCGATACGAGCACCCACACCACCAAGCCGTCGATCGGTGACTATCTCAGGAACAACATCCGCGAATACGGCCTTCTGGTCGCGCTCGTGATCATCATGCTGTTCTTTCAGTTCGTGACCAACGGCGTTCTCTTCAGGCCGGTGAACATCACGAACCTGGTGCTGCAGAACTCGTTCATCGTCATCATGGCGCTGGGCATGCTGTTGATCATCGTCGCCGGGCATATCGACCTTTCCGTGGGCTCGATCGTGGCCTTCATCGGCGCCATCTCGGCGATCATGCTGGTCAAATGGGGTCTGCCCGCCTTTGTCGTTGTTCCCGCCTGTCTTGTCGTCGGCGGCATCATGGGGGCGGCGCAGGGCTATTGGGTAGCCTACCAGAAAATCCCGTCCTTCATCGTCACGCTAGCGGGCATGCTGGTGTTCCGCGGAATGACCTATGTGGTTCTCGGCGGACGCCCGATCGGACCGTTTCCCAAGGATTTCCAGATTCTTTCGACCGGCTTCGTTCCTGATTTTCTCTACTTCCTCAACCCAAGCCCCGAGGTCATCAAGAACATGGTGGCGCTGCTGGCGGTGCTGGCGCTGGTCGGCTATGCAATCTTTGCCGGCCTGCGCAATCGCCGCATCAACGAGCAGCACGGCACGGAAAACGAGCCTTTCGTCTTCTTCGCCGTTCAGATGGCGGTTATCGGCGTTGTTGCGCTATTCATCGGCTTCCAGCTCTCGACCTATCGCGGCCTGCCGAACGTGCTCATCATCATGGGCGTGCTGATCGCTGCCTATACGTTCATCACCAGCCGGTCGACGATCGGCCGGCGGATCTATGCGATGGGCGGCAACGAAAAGGCTGCCAAGCTCTCCGGCATCAACACGGAACGGCTGACGTTCTACGCTTTCGTGAACATGGGTGTGCTCGCTGCCCTTGCCGGCATGATCATCACGGCACGGTTGAACTCGGCCACGCCGAAGGCCGGCGTCGGGTTCGAGCTCGACGTGATCGCCGCCTGCTTCATCGGCGGAGCGTCGGCTTCTGGCGGTGTCGGCAAAATCACCGGTGCGGTGATCGGCGCCTTCATCATGGGCGTGATGAACAACGGCATGTCGATCATGGGCATCGGCATCGACTACCAGCAGCTTATCAAGGGCCTCGTACTGCTCGCAGCCGTATTCTTCGACGTCTACAACAAGAACAAGGGCAAGGGCTGA
- the mmsA gene encoding multiple monosaccharide ABC transporter ATP-binding protein produces MDNIILEMRGITKTFPGVKALDNVSFKVREGEIHALVGENGAGKSTLMKVLSGVYPAGTYEGEIHYDGEVRRFSTISDSEHLGIIIIHQELALVPLLSIAENIFLGNEVASKGVIHWPQTFARTQELLNKVGLKEPPATLITDIGVGKQQLVEIAKALSKKVRLLILDEPTASLNETDSDALLKLLMEFRKQGMTSIIISHKLNEIKKVADQITILRDGGTVETLDCQKEDISEDRIIKGMVGRAMEDRYPPREPHIGETLLEVKNWNVFHQHHRDRQFLHDVSFNVRAGEVVGIAGLMGAGRTETVMSIFGKSWGHKITGEVTMRGTPVDVSTIPRAIKAGLAYVTEDRKQLGLVLINNIKDNTTLANLSAVASNGVIDERKERKVAADYRSKLRIRSHSIYQETVNLSGGNQQKVVLSKWLFTNPEVLILDEPTRGIDIGAKYEIYTIINQLAAEGKGILMISSEMPELLGTCDRIYVMNEGRIVAELSQEEASQESIMRAIMRSGEKH; encoded by the coding sequence ATGGACAATATCATTCTGGAAATGCGGGGCATCACCAAGACGTTTCCGGGCGTCAAGGCGCTGGACAACGTCAGCTTCAAGGTCCGCGAAGGTGAAATTCACGCTCTCGTAGGTGAAAATGGTGCCGGCAAGTCGACCTTGATGAAGGTGCTGAGCGGCGTCTATCCGGCCGGAACCTACGAGGGTGAGATCCACTATGACGGCGAGGTGCGCCGCTTCAGCACGATCTCGGACAGCGAGCATCTCGGCATCATCATCATTCACCAGGAGCTGGCGCTCGTTCCGCTGCTGTCGATCGCCGAAAACATCTTTCTCGGCAACGAGGTCGCCAGCAAGGGCGTGATCCACTGGCCGCAGACCTTTGCCCGCACGCAGGAGCTCTTGAACAAGGTGGGCTTGAAGGAGCCGCCTGCGACCCTCATCACCGATATCGGTGTCGGCAAGCAGCAACTGGTGGAGATCGCCAAGGCGCTTTCCAAGAAGGTCCGGCTGCTGATCCTCGACGAACCGACCGCCTCGCTCAACGAGACCGATTCCGACGCGCTTTTGAAGCTGCTCATGGAGTTTCGCAAGCAGGGCATGACGTCGATCATCATCTCGCACAAGCTCAACGAGATTAAGAAGGTCGCGGACCAGATCACCATCCTGCGCGACGGCGGCACGGTTGAAACACTCGACTGTCAGAAGGAAGACATCAGCGAGGACCGGATCATCAAGGGCATGGTCGGCCGCGCGATGGAAGACCGCTACCCGCCCCGCGAACCGCATATCGGCGAGACGTTGCTCGAAGTGAAGAACTGGAACGTCTTCCATCAGCATCACCGCGACCGCCAATTCCTGCACGATGTCAGCTTCAATGTTCGCGCCGGCGAGGTCGTCGGCATCGCCGGGCTGATGGGTGCCGGCCGCACCGAAACGGTGATGAGCATCTTCGGCAAGTCATGGGGACACAAGATCACCGGCGAGGTGACCATGCGCGGCACGCCGGTGGACGTGAGCACGATCCCCCGCGCGATCAAGGCGGGCCTTGCGTATGTCACGGAAGACCGCAAGCAGCTCGGTCTCGTGCTGATCAACAACATCAAGGACAATACGACGCTCGCCAACCTGAGCGCGGTCGCGTCGAACGGCGTCATCGACGAGCGCAAGGAGCGAAAGGTCGCTGCGGACTATCGCTCGAAGCTCCGTATCCGTTCGCATTCGATCTATCAGGAGACGGTGAACCTTTCGGGCGGCAACCAGCAGAAGGTCGTGCTGTCCAAGTGGCTGTTCACCAATCCCGAGGTTCTCATACTCGACGAGCCGACGCGCGGTATCGACATCGGCGCGAAGTACGAGATCTACACCATCATCAACCAACTCGCGGCCGAGGGCAAAGGCATCCTGATGATTTCGTCGGAGATGCCGGAACTGCTCGGAACCTGCGATCGCATCTATGTCATGAACGAAGGGCGCATTGTGGCAGAGCTTTCCCAGGAGGAAGCGAGCCAGGAATCCATCATGCGCGCCATCATGCGTTCAGGGGAGAAACACTAA
- the chvE gene encoding multiple monosaccharide ABC transporter substrate-binding protein gives MKLITSLLAAAAISVASFAAPVFAQDKGTVGISMPTKTSTRWISDGETMEKLFKDAGYTPDLQFADDDIPNQLAQIENMVTKGAKVLVIGAIDGTTLSDILQKAHDAGVKVIAYDRLIRDSGNVDYYATFDNFQVGVLQATSLVNGLKLDGATEPKNIELFGGSPDDNNAFFFYDGAMSVLQPLIDSGKIVVKSGQTGMDQVGTLRWDGAVAQARMENLLSSTYTDAKVDGVLSPYDGLSIGIISALKGVGYGSGDMPMPVVTGQDAELPSVKSILADEQNSTVFKDTRELAKVTVGMVNAIMDGKEPEVNDTKTYENGVKVVPSYLLKPVAVDKSNAKEILVGSGYYTEDQINN, from the coding sequence ATGAAATTGATTACTTCGCTTCTCGCAGCCGCGGCGATTTCCGTCGCGTCGTTTGCTGCACCGGTCTTCGCACAGGACAAGGGCACGGTCGGCATCTCCATGCCGACGAAGACGTCGACCCGCTGGATTTCCGACGGCGAGACGATGGAGAAGCTGTTCAAGGACGCCGGCTACACGCCGGATCTGCAGTTCGCTGACGACGACATTCCGAACCAGCTCGCACAGATCGAGAACATGGTGACGAAGGGCGCGAAGGTTCTCGTGATCGGCGCCATCGACGGCACCACGCTGTCCGACATCTTGCAGAAAGCACACGACGCTGGCGTCAAGGTCATCGCCTATGACCGGCTCATCCGCGACTCCGGCAACGTCGATTACTACGCGACCTTCGACAACTTCCAGGTCGGCGTCCTGCAGGCGACGTCGCTCGTCAACGGCCTGAAGCTCGACGGCGCGACCGAGCCGAAGAACATCGAACTCTTCGGCGGTTCGCCGGATGACAACAACGCCTTCTTCTTCTACGACGGCGCCATGTCGGTCCTGCAGCCCTTGATCGACAGCGGCAAGATCGTCGTGAAGTCCGGCCAGACGGGCATGGATCAGGTCGGCACCCTGCGTTGGGACGGCGCTGTCGCCCAGGCCCGCATGGAAAACCTGCTTTCGTCCACCTACACCGATGCCAAGGTTGACGGCGTGCTCTCTCCCTATGACGGTCTCTCGATCGGCATCATCTCGGCTCTGAAGGGCGTCGGCTACGGCTCCGGCGACATGCCGATGCCGGTAGTCACCGGTCAGGACGCTGAACTGCCGTCGGTCAAGTCGATCCTCGCCGACGAACAGAATTCGACTGTCTTCAAGGACACCCGCGAACTCGCCAAGGTCACCGTCGGCATGGTCAACGCGATCATGGATGGCAAGGAGCCGGAAGTGAACGACACCAAGACCTATGAAAACGGTGTCAAGGTTGTTCCGTCCTACCTCCTGAAGCCGGTTGCGGTCGACAAGTCCAACGCCAAGGAAATCCTTGTCGGCTCGGGCTACTACACGGAAGACCAGATCAACAACTGA
- a CDS encoding LysR family transcriptional regulator, with protein sequence MADELLDTGLLRSGLKINHMRLILAIEDHRRISTAADSLGISQPAASRMLAEIEAIMKAPICERVARGVELTRYGEALARRARTIFLELREAAREINELKTGSGGSVSLGSVTGPALNLAVPAIRQVSTAYPGIEINVQIDNSNVLTRELLAARHDFVVGRIPDDFNPRLFNMVEIGFEEVCLIVREGHPLLDKPFASAHDLPGYDWVFQPPGTLLRRAVEDSFVSAGVRLPATVINTSSIILTLSIVRNTNAIAPVALDVANLVAGNGTPAGDIRVLPTQFPIRIKPYGLITAEGRALPPSAKLLYDLILKQSRA encoded by the coding sequence ATGGCGGACGAACTCCTCGATACCGGCCTCCTTCGGTCGGGGCTGAAGATCAATCACATGAGACTCATCCTGGCGATCGAGGATCATCGCCGCATCAGCACCGCCGCCGATTCGCTCGGCATCTCGCAACCCGCGGCGTCGCGCATGCTCGCCGAAATCGAAGCGATCATGAAGGCGCCGATTTGCGAACGGGTGGCGCGCGGCGTCGAACTGACCCGTTATGGCGAGGCCCTTGCGCGACGGGCGCGCACGATCTTTCTCGAACTGCGCGAGGCCGCGCGCGAGATCAATGAATTGAAAACCGGCAGCGGCGGCTCGGTATCGCTCGGCTCCGTCACCGGCCCCGCCCTTAACCTCGCCGTGCCTGCCATCCGCCAGGTTTCGACCGCCTATCCGGGCATCGAGATCAATGTGCAGATCGACAACAGCAATGTGCTGACCCGCGAACTCCTGGCGGCGCGTCACGACTTCGTCGTCGGTCGCATCCCAGACGATTTCAATCCGCGTCTCTTCAACATGGTGGAGATCGGCTTCGAGGAAGTCTGCCTGATCGTTCGCGAAGGCCATCCCCTTCTCGACAAGCCATTTGCCAGTGCCCATGATCTGCCGGGCTACGACTGGGTGTTCCAGCCGCCGGGCACGCTATTGCGCCGCGCGGTCGAGGACAGCTTCGTCTCCGCCGGCGTTCGGCTGCCGGCAACTGTCATCAACACATCCTCGATCATCCTGACCCTATCGATCGTTCGAAACACCAATGCGATCGCGCCAGTCGCCCTCGATGTCGCAAACCTCGTCGCCGGCAACGGGACGCCCGCCGGCGATATTCGCGTGCTGCCGACGCAATTCCCGATACGCATCAAGCCCTACGGCCTCATCACCGCCGAAGGCCGTGCCCTGCCGCCAAGCGCAAAGCTGCTCTACGACCTGATCCTGAAGCAAAGCAGGGCGTGA
- the iolG gene encoding inositol 2-dehydrogenase has protein sequence MTVRFGLLGAGRIGKVHAKAVSGNPDAVLVAVADAFPAAADAIAEAYGCEVRTIEAIESAADIDAVVICTPTDTHADLIERFAHAGKAIFCEKPIDLDVERVRACLKIVSDTKAKLMVGFNRRFDPHFMAVRKAIDDGRIGNVEMVTITSRDPGAPPVDYIKRSGGIFRDMTIHDFDMARFLLGEEPVTVTATAAVLVDKAIGEAGDYDSVSVILQTASGRQAVISNSRRATYGYDQRIEVHGSKGVVSAENQRPVSIEIATGEGYTRPPLHDFFMTRYTEAYANEIESFIAAIEKGAEITPSGKDGLAALALADAALKSVAEKRQVSIA, from the coding sequence ATGACAGTGAGATTTGGTCTTCTGGGCGCCGGCCGCATCGGCAAGGTTCACGCGAAAGCCGTCAGCGGCAATCCTGACGCCGTGCTTGTCGCGGTTGCCGACGCGTTCCCGGCGGCGGCGGATGCCATTGCCGAGGCCTATGGCTGCGAAGTGCGCACGATCGAGGCAATCGAAAGCGCTGCCGATATCGATGCGGTCGTCATCTGCACGCCGACCGATACGCATGCCGACCTGATCGAGCGCTTTGCCCACGCCGGCAAGGCGATCTTCTGCGAAAAGCCGATCGATCTCGATGTCGAGCGCGTGAGGGCCTGCCTCAAGATCGTGTCGGATACAAAGGCCAAGCTGATGGTCGGCTTCAACCGCCGCTTCGACCCGCATTTCATGGCCGTACGCAAGGCAATCGACGACGGCCGCATCGGCAATGTCGAGATGGTGACGATCACCTCGCGCGATCCGGGTGCGCCGCCGGTCGACTATATCAAGCGCTCGGGCGGCATCTTCCGCGACATGACGATCCACGATTTCGACATGGCGCGCTTCCTGCTCGGGGAAGAACCCGTGACCGTGACCGCCACCGCTGCGGTGCTGGTGGACAAGGCGATCGGCGAGGCCGGCGACTATGACAGCGTCTCGGTCATCCTGCAGACGGCCTCCGGCAGGCAGGCGGTCATCTCGAATTCTCGCCGTGCCACCTATGGCTACGATCAACGCATCGAGGTTCACGGATCGAAGGGCGTCGTCTCGGCGGAAAACCAGCGCCCCGTATCGATCGAAATCGCCACCGGCGAAGGCTACACGCGTCCGCCGCTGCACGACTTCTTCATGACGCGCTATACCGAGGCTTATGCAAACGAGATCGAGAGCTTCATCGCCGCGATCGAAAAAGGTGCGGAGATCACGCCCTCCGGCAAGGACGGCCTCGCGGCGCTGGCACTGGCCGACGCGGCCTTGAAGTCGGTTGCCGAGAAACGCCAGGTCAGCATCGCCTGA